Below is a genomic region from Homo sapiens chromosome X, GRCh38.p14 Primary Assembly.
AGCATTCAGCAAACAATGGCAAGGCAGAGCCACCAGAAACGTACACCTGATTTTCATGACAAATACGGTAATGCTGTATTAGCTAGTGGAGCCACTTTCTGTATTGTTACATGGACATATGTAAGTACTATTGATTAATAATTTCTGTTTCAGATGTTTTTCATTCTCAGTCTATGCATTCAAAGTGTCTTAACATAGTAGTGTACATATCTAGTTAGGAGGGACTTGAGAGATTGTGTAATCTAATTACCCACACAGTGCAGGGGATTTTTTCCCCCCAGCATTCATCCATCTTCTGTTCTTAACATTCCCAGTAATAAATTGCTTACTGGATCACAAGGCAGCCCTTTCCATCTTGTgtagctgttttttttgtttttgtttttttttttttttaagaagaagtcttgctgtgtcccccaggctggagtgcagtggtgcgatcttggctcactgcaacctctgcctcctgggttca
It encodes:
- the COX7B gene encoding cytochrome c oxidase subunit 7B, mitochondrial precursor, with the protein product MFPLVKSALNRLQVRSIQQTMARQSHQKRTPDFHDKYGNAVLASGATFCIVTWTYVATQVGIEWNLSPVGRVTPKEWRNQ